A portion of the Thiohalorhabdus denitrificans genome contains these proteins:
- a CDS encoding DciA family protein, whose translation MRYTKFRPDSVAGTIRALLRKQGMTEEFERLAAVTRIWDGVAGPNWREHAWVEGWDGTVLTIGVANPGNATRLRFEADELAGRLRAQGLAGLQELRPVVRPVGQRTPPPRHRRYSPEAAARVADSAAEVADPDLRAALLRLADHLHTPPGEDGGA comes from the coding sequence ATGCGCTACACCAAATTTCGTCCAGATTCTGTCGCCGGCACCATACGGGCCCTGCTGCGCAAGCAGGGCATGACCGAGGAATTTGAGCGGCTTGCGGCCGTTACCCGGATCTGGGACGGCGTGGCGGGCCCGAATTGGCGGGAACACGCCTGGGTGGAAGGCTGGGACGGCACCGTCCTGACCATCGGCGTCGCCAACCCAGGGAACGCCACCCGGCTGCGCTTCGAGGCGGACGAGCTCGCCGGGCGGCTGCGCGCCCAAGGTCTGGCCGGCCTGCAGGAGCTGCGCCCCGTGGTCCGGCCCGTGGGACAGCGGACACCGCCGCCCCGCCACCGGCGGTACAGTCCCGAGGCGGCGGCCCGGGTGGCCGACAGCGCCGCCGAGGTGGCCGATCCGGACCTGCGGGCCGCCCTGCTGCGCCTGGCGGACCACCTGCACACCCCGCCCGGGGAGGACGGCGGGGCGTAG